The following is a genomic window from Coriobacteriia bacterium.
TCCTCCGACGTGCAGAAGCCGTTCGTGCCTTGGTTGTCTGCCGTGATGAGGGGGACGCCACAAGCCATCGCCTCCGCGGCGGGAAGACCGAAGCCCTCGTACCAGGAAGGGCACACGACGACAGCGGCCGAATGGTACCGCTCGCGCATCGCGTCGGCCGTGAGAGCCTCTGCCATCTCCTCGCGGAATCCGGCACCGGACGGCGCCGGGTGGGAGACCCCATGGGCGCATGCGATGTCGAGAACGAGTCTCCACTCGGGGTTGGCAGCGGCGACGATCGCCAGCGCCCTCTCCAGGTCCTGAATCCCCTTGGCAGGCGAGGTGGGATCGCCGACCACGAGTACCCTCATCTCGTCGCCGGCCGGCAGCATCGTCCGAGGGAAGAACACGCGCAGGTCCACGCCGTTCGGGATGACGTGGACAGGCTCGTTCGCTTTCTTCCGGAACAGCTCCCGAAGATGTTCCGACACCGCGATCCGCGTCATCGGGAGCCGGTGCAGGAAGTCGAAGTAGGGCTTCTCTTGCATCCGCTCGGCGTAGGTCGTCCCATAGTGGAACCCTTCGTACCCCTGACAGAGATGGCAGAACCGCTTACCCTGATTGTCGTTCCGGAGCGCCGGCAGGATCTCGAGCGCCGAGTAGAGGACGACGATGGGCTCGGTGATGGACGAGTAGCGCTGATCCCAGTCGGGCACTGTCGAGAAGCTGGCATCGAGTTCTATCCATGTCGGCGGCGGCTTGTCCGAGTAGATCCCGACTTCGACACCCAGAGCGCCGAGCCAGTTCACGTAGCGGTACAGCACTATCGCGCCGCCCCCGCGCACGCCGCCGTCCACGATGGTGAAGGCGATGCGCTTCCGGTCTGCCTTGCGCTTGGTGCCCTTCGCCGCGGGACCGGGCTTGCCGCTCTCCGCGGACGTATTCGTCGCTGCTCTCACCGGCCGGAACGGGGCCATGGACGCAAGCGACCGGGCGGCCGCCGAGATGCTGTCGAGGTTGCCCAGGACTACCGGATGTGCGCCCTGCGCGCGAATCTCCTGGACCATCATCCCGAGTATCTGGATGACATCCTGGTCCGGGAATCGCCGCTTCAGGTTCCCGGCGAACCACTCCCAGAAGACCTCGTTCAACGGCTGCGAGTTGATCCAGGAATGCTCCCAGAGAACCGAGCACAGCACGTAATCGAGCGTGCGGCCCACAGCCTCATCAGTGCCGAGCGAGAAGCCCTGCGCCACCTCCTCTAAGGAGTGCCGCCTGAGGATCTCATGGATGATGACGTACGAGTCCATGAGACAATCGGGAACTTGCGTCGCCGATCCCTGCTCGGGATGCACCCGATATGCGACGAGCACTTCGTCCAGCCATGCGATGGGATATCGTAGACAGATTCGGGTCCACATGTCGTAGTCCTGCGCGTAGCGGTAGCGGGTGCTGAACGGACCGACACGCTTGATAACGTCCATCGGCACCATGATGGTACAACCGTTGATAAAGTTCCCGTGCAGGACGAGGTTGGCCTCGGGATGACCGACGGCCTCGGGGTTGGCAACGAAGGTACCGGTCACCTGCCCTGACGGGTCGATGTTCTGGTAGCCGCTGACGACGATCCCGGCCTTCCGATGGGTCGTGTCGAACGCACGGATCTGCGCCTCCAGCTTCCCGGGCAGGTACATGTCGTCGGAGGACAGCCAGCAGAAGTAACCGCCGGTGACCTCTGCGAGGCCGGCATTGAGCGCCGAGGAGATACCGCCGTTCTCCTTGTGGATCACCTTGAAGCGGGGGTCGCGCCGAGCAAAATCGTCCGCGATCGAAGCGGTGTTATCCGTCGAGCCATCGTTCACGACGATGGCTTCCCAGTCGCCGTACGTCTGCCCGAGGATGCTATCGAGCGCGAGCGGCAGGTACTGCGCCTGGTTGTACGTGGGGACGACGACGCTCACCCGGTTAGACCGCTTCTGTTTCACCGGCCCACCTCACCCTCCGGTGGATCCGAGCGGGCGCGTTCGGTAGCGATCTCCTGGAATACCTCCTCGAGCAGCACACGCCACCGCCGCATGGAATCCTGCACGGTGAGGCCCTTTGACAGGATGACCTCGCGAGGACTGAACTCGAGATCCTTGATGTCTGCCACGGCGGACGCGAGATCGTCGCCGATGACGCCGGCCTTGCGGCGCTCCTCCTCGCTGAACTGCTTGAGGATCCCCACGCTGCGCATGATCACGGGGGTGTCGCAGAGACAGGCTTCCACCGCGGCGAGGCACTGCGTCTCGACAGGCGAGCCCACGATGAAGAAGTCCGCGCAGTTGAGCAGCTTGACCAGGAGCTCCTGCGGTATCCGGCTGTAGACCCTCGCGTTCGGCGCCTCGAAGGACTCGTCCTTCTTGGTGACGAGGATCCACGTGATGTCCGGATACATGCGCACGCACGCCTCGACGCTCGACCACCCCTTGACCTCATCGAAGCTGCCCACGAAGATGCCGATGCGCTCGTCGCCGAAGCCGAGCTCCTCGCGCAACGGCGCCCTTTCTATGGGCCGGAACAGGTCGGAGTCGACTCCCACCGAGATGATGTCGAAGTCGTACTCGGGGTACGAGATGGCCGTCTGGATGGAGTTCGTCACCAGTCTGCGCGCGGCGCGCATGTTCTCTTCCTGCTGCGA
Proteins encoded in this region:
- a CDS encoding glycosyltransferase — translated: MKQKRSNRVSVVVPTYNQAQYLPLALDSILGQTYGDWEAIVVNDGSTDNTASIADDFARRDPRFKVIHKENGGISSALNAGLAEVTGGYFCWLSSDDMYLPGKLEAQIRAFDTTHRKAGIVVSGYQNIDPSGQVTGTFVANPEAVGHPEANLVLHGNFINGCTIMVPMDVIKRVGPFSTRYRYAQDYDMWTRICLRYPIAWLDEVLVAYRVHPEQGSATQVPDCLMDSYVIIHEILRRHSLEEVAQGFSLGTDEAVGRTLDYVLCSVLWEHSWINSQPLNEVFWEWFAGNLKRRFPDQDVIQILGMMVQEIRAQGAHPVVLGNLDSISAAARSLASMAPFRPVRAATNTSAESGKPGPAAKGTKRKADRKRIAFTIVDGGVRGGGAIVLYRYVNWLGALGVEVGIYSDKPPPTWIELDASFSTVPDWDQRYSSITEPIVVLYSALEILPALRNDNQGKRFCHLCQGYEGFHYGTTYAERMQEKPYFDFLHRLPMTRIAVSEHLRELFRKKANEPVHVIPNGVDLRVFFPRTMLPAGDEMRVLVVGDPTSPAKGIQDLERALAIVAAANPEWRLVLDIACAHGVSHPAPSGAGFREEMAEALTADAMRERYHSAAVVVCPSWYEGFGLPAAEAMACGVPLITADNQGTNGFCTSEEDCLVVPANDPKSLAGAIQRLLADEDLRTRLAERGLSTIQEFSMRHQFDRFVPVFQDILGTRFDADKVERLRSMLA